The DNA region AGTGCTTCAGATCTTGCGACGTCGGTTCAAACTTGCCCCCCCCTAGCCCGATGAATGGTCGCGAGGATCCAGTCGGGTTCGAGGGATATTTAAACCAACAGAGCTGTGGACGGCGAGAGTCCATGACCTTGACAGTAACCGACGCCTTTTAAGGCAATCACGGAGGTCCGGTAAACGTTGAAAATGGGATGAAACGGCATGTAAAGCCCGCTGGTCACTGGCCACTGTGACAGCCGCCAGGTTGGGGAATCGTCGAGAGGGTGTGAAGGATACTTCTAGCCGGCAGTCTACAGGTGTAGTCTGTGCGGTCTTCTGGCGTTTCCTCCTGCAAGAAACAAAGTACGAAAGACAATCGATCATGGACTGCGAGATGACGGAGAGGAGCGAAACCTAGCTTCGTGCATCAAGGGGCCGTCCGTTGAACGTGCACGACCAACCCATCAAACCCGCAGATCCTCGCTAACAAGCTACCTGCAGTTCCCCTGGATTTTGCAGGCATGTCCTGGATATCAGCACGAGATGAGGACGGGCGAGCTTTTGACGTCGTGACCTTCAAGACCGAGACCGGATGGAAGCGGTGTGTACGCCATTTCCATCGTCTAGCAAGAGAACATGTTCACCAGTAGGTGACAGGTTATAAAAGAGAAGTTCTCTGCTTAAGCTGAGAAACTCTCTCTTAGATCGAGAGAGGATGAAAAGGAAACCCGGTATCAATGAGTGACGAAGCGTGGAAAATAAGATTCCGGGTTCCTATCGGCTTAATTTGGAAACCCCCCGCAGACGGTCTCGTCCCCGATCATATCAATACAGATGACGGTAACCTTACTAGGTAAAAGTCGAAGCGGTGGCTCGTCATGGGAGCCTTACCTAATCCTTGTCAGTTTTTGTGGTTGATTGCAGATTTACACTGAAGGATCACGGAGTCATTCCCAGTTTCTTCTCAGTCGGGCGCAACAAACTACGACCCCAAGTAACTCTCTGATGTCACAAATGCACGTAAAGTCAATCGAAGTCGGACCAGCCATCTCCATGCCGAGATGCCGAAGTCAACCACCCATCAGCCATCGTCTTATACAGCAATACCGGATCCTGTAACCAAGGACTCATCCATTTAGCTGCACAAAATTGACAACTCGGAAAACACACAGCACGAGATATTCGCTATTCGTCACCAACTCAACCACTGATTTGATCCTCAAAGTCCTTCGCTGTGGCCGCTTCGCTTCATGAGGTTGAGGTACGCCACCTTCATCAACGAACGACGAGTGTTCCAAATCAAGGAATAGATAAACAAGTGATCTATCTGCTCGCTTATCGTGTACGTCACTACTAACGCTCTAATCCAACTCCTCTTGGCTACGTGTACCTCTTTCATTCCCCCTCCTTACACTCCCAAAGACTCACGCGATGCCTACCGTCGTCGAACCACAACCGCACCTTGTCGGCGTGAACGCAGACAGCGTGGCGACCTCGGCAGCCGACCTGCTCAAATGCGTCTCATACTCTGAGTTTTCCCACAATGACGTCCTGCGCACCTCTTTCGAGTCCCCGAGCACAAGCCCAGGTATCGTCCCGCGAGAGAACGGTTTTTCGAACACGATCATCCGCGCCTTTCAGCAAGACTTACATCTGACCCTGCGGCCGGATGACGTGTGGCTTGCCATCCTCGTGCAgctcggcttcttcgtcaacgGCAAAGGGCGCGCCGAGGGGCTTCGAGATAGGTTTGTGGAGCACCAAGGCCGCAGGCATCTCGTGGTGGACGCCCGGCCCGCAGGCTTAGCCACGGTCgacatcggcgtcgtcgtggaCCAGCTGgtccagctcgtcaaggGCAGCCTCCGAGACCCCGAGATCGCGACGAGGCTGCTTCTCGAATTCAGCACGACGATGGAGGACGACcgggccaccgccgccatcgccttTTTGGGAACCATGCAGAACTATTTCAGCTTTGAGTTCCAGGTCGGCTGCGGCTTCCCCTCAGTCACGCTGCTGGGCGTCCGGGAGGATTGGGTCAAGATGCTAGACGGTCTGGGGCTCTTGTCGTCGCTCAGTGATGAGACCGTCGAATGGGCCGCCTGCTTGTCCAAGGTGCTCGAGTACATGGTGGCCAGCTTCGACCGGCCGCAAGACCAAGACGTGAAGGACTTCTGGATGCGCGCGGTCCACGAGTCCGGGAGGAACGGCTCTGGTGAGCTGGTCACGTTGTCCGGGTGGCTGACTGCCTTCTCGTGGTGGGATCCTTGCGGAGACCGCCAGAGGACTTTCAGCAACAAAAGCGTGTGGAAGCGGCAGCTGACGCTGGACGGAGTCGAGTTCCCCGTCATCAGTGCTGACCATATTCCGGCGTCCATAACAAGATGTCCGGTCGTGGTGTTTGACGACACCAGAGGGCCGGAGGAAGGCGGCGGGAAGATCAACGCCGAGTTTTTGGCTGGCATCCCGGGCTTCCAAGTCCAAGATGCCTCTGCGACGGCGGTGCGACCCATTTCGGGTTGGTGGTTGTTGGCGCGCCGTTGCGAAGTCCCTGGTCAACAAATCACTCAAGCATAGCGGCAGAGATAGCAGATGAGAAAATCCACCAAAGCACAATACATTTGTATCTGTGCCTTTTTCCACTGGCCGAGAGGATCCTTCTATACACTGTTATATCGATGGTTTCAAGTCTGGACTTCACTCGAAACCTCAACTATGACAGGCTGCAGCAGTGAAGCGATTTCACACTCAGTTCCCGCCTTTCATATTCGTAATTTGTCAACTCCTCTGCCTATCGTAAACTTTACTGTATTTAAACTAAAACAAGGTAAACTAACCAGAGTTCAAATTTCTCTGTCAAGAACAGTAACCTCAAAAGAGTATTACGACTTTGGCAGTCAACTGTGTATGCTATAATACTTACATATGTCGCTTGGCTGCCCCATTCAACAATTATGCATAGCATCTCTCAATCTCAGACACTACCAGCCTCTCGAACGCTATTTGTAACTGGAATCCTTCCGTCTCCGAGGCCCCATCGGACCCGTCGTCGAAATCGCCGTTTATACACCTCCGTACGGCACGCCAATACACCTCCCCAACTCTCGGGAGCAGTTTGTCGCAGAACTCGGTGGGGAGCTTGTCCCTGAATTCAGCGTCGCTGTTACAATGACGACGCAGCTCGCTCAAAGTGCGCCACAAACCTATTTCGAGGAGGACTAGCCCTAGACTGTAAATGTCGAATCTGGCGCAGTACCGCGGCCTCTTGCCCGATGCCGACTGCGCATGCAGGCTCGGATGGTTGTAGAGAAGAATCTCGTCGCGTCGGCTCTGGAACCCGGCCGTGGAAATCGACAGTGTCTCGGATAACTCCAGGGGGTGGTCGGGGCGAGACAAGTCCCAACCGACGAGATACTGAGGGGGCAGTGGTCGCGGGCGCGGTCGAGCTGCCGAGGCTTTCGCTGCTCCGAAACCAGAACCTgagccatcgccgccgtttTCCTGGACAACTGCCGGTTTACCTCTggaagacggagacgggATCTTTATCTCGGATTCGGGCGCCCAGGAGCATATGATGTTATCGCTTCGGATCGACTTATGCAGCCAATCAACAGAATGGAGATGGTGGACGGCCGTGACGAGGCCTTTGGCGAGTTGAAACCTCTGCCCGATCGGAACTGGAACTTGGGTCTCGCGAATCAAGGCCTGTAGGGATTTCAAGCGGTTACCGGCAGATCCCTCGACCGCAAAAACGACCCCGATCCTCGAGttgtcggcatcgtcgacgagacccTTGCAGGGCAGCGTCATGAACTTCTTGAAAAGTTCGTCTTTGTTAAGTAATCCCACGAGGCCACCTAGCCGCAGGGTCTGCTCGAGACGGAAAGGCTGGTCGCGGTTGTAGTACTTCCACTCAACCATGACCGGCTTGTCTTCCAGAGCCGTCAACGTTCTATAGTCGCCGTGCGGGAGGCTTCCTCTCTTGAAGTCGCGAACTTGATAGGAATGAATCCTTCTCGAGGTTTGGTTCGCGCCCGAGATAGTTGAGAAGGAGTACGCCGATACTGCGTCGTCGGTTTGGCTGTCTCTCCGCTCTTGCATCTGCCATTGCTTGATCTTGGCCATCGTCTTCAGTTCTGGGCGCGATGTCGTCCCTTCCAAGGTATCATGGTCCATGAGGTCGAGGATGGTCATGTCCGTCTGCCGGTCAACCTGTGCCTGATGCGCAGTGTCGAGGAGCACGACCAGCAACTCGTTTGTATGCCCAATTCGCTTCAACAGGGCCTCAACCCGGCCTTTGTCCGACGTTACCCACTTGGTTCTGAGGGCCATGCTGGAGCCTCCGCGCGAAATCACATTCGAATGAGCCTGAAGAGAGGCAGACGGTTGTTTCTTTGGTTCCTTGCGCAGCATTTTGTCCCATCTCGATTGTTTTCCGCCCTTTGGGACTTGCAGCGAGGTGTTGCTAGGTATCTTCTCAGGCGGCGGTGACATTCCTGCATACTGCATGATGATCTTGGTTGCCTCTGCAAAGTCGTTTTTCATGTCTGTCAGAGCCCTCGTGGTCAGATCAACGAGGATCGGATTCTCCAAGCGAAGTTGTgactcgacggcgccctTCAGTTGAATCTGATCGGTTGGCTTGCAAAGCCCGGAATTACTCGGACCCTGCTCGGTCCTCCGTAAGATGTCCTGGATGCTCAACGTGGCACACCACCTTTCAAACTTCAAGGCTTGAACTTGTAACTCGAAGTGAGCGTTGTTTTGCTCGTGAGCAAGGTTTGAGATTTGTCGAATCTCGTTCACAATCGACAAGCAGGTCCCGGCCGCCTTGACGAGTTGCAACGATACCCCAACCGCCCCAAAGATTTCCAGACCCCCAGCCGACATATCGGATCAAGACAGAGTGAAATGGTTTTTTGAAAAGGCTCAGGCTTTTTGCGTCAGCTAGGAAGGAAGAGCGCTATGGTGATCGCAGGCAGTGGAAATTCCACAAGAGTAACACTTCATATGGGAGGTTTCACGGCAGCAGATCAGGCTGTCGTGATGGTGGCGGAGCGGAGGCAACCCAAGTCAGAGATATCTGACATGCATGGAGTATTGGCTGTCAACAACAGTCAATTGGTCAGGCTCGACCTTTCATATGCGCAATGCCTATCACGAGAGCGACCCCGCCTTGGGTCGCCTTGGGCCGCCTCGATTTGACATCGGTGGCTTTACCGCAGCCTGATGATTCAATTATCATAAACTCATGCCACCTCCATTCCACTATCACCACCAGCATCCTCGGGCAGCTGGAGCGTAACACTGCTTCTTGCTAATGCCACTCATATCGTCGCCACAATGGAGTTCGGCCACACAACAACCAGGACGCGGCTTGCTCCCCAGGGAAGCGTCAACTTGAATGATCTCCGGCTCTCTGTCTCACAATCTCGAGCTAACTTTACCAGAGTCAGGGCTCGTGCAGGTCGATCGACGAGCCACGCGGGACCCAAAGCCGATTTCCTTACATTCGTCTCACTCACTTGCGAGATATACCAAGCCCAGGGAGATGACCTGGTACCAATCCAACAGTACCCTTCCGTTCTCGAGACTTACCAGGGGAAAGGACACACGAGCCTCGTCACTCATGCCCAGCTAGCCCTAGCCGCGCCCTCTAATTTCAGTCGCGGCACAATCGGGTCGTACTCggagggcatcgtcatcaagCGGCCAAGGCACAGCATCCTGGAAGAGAGGGCCGATGGCCTCAACAGCTTCATCACAGAATTGCGCATTAGATCCCACGCGCCGCTAAAGTCACATCCAAACATCACCCGCCTCCGCGGAGTAGGCTGGGACtttgaagacgaggatgccaCTATCCCGCGTCCCATCCTCCTCGAAGAATTCGCTCCGCAAGGCGCTCTCGACAACTTTTGGAAAAACTGGAAGTTTGTCAAGATGAGCTTCAAGGCTAAGTTGGACTTTTGCCGCGACATCGCGGAAGGGTTATCCGTGCTTCACGACTGCGGCGTGGTGCATGGAGACGTCAAGCCCGAGAATATTCTCGTCTTCCCTCGGCACGATGCGCGGGACTCCTTCATGTTGAAACTTACAGACTTCGGCCACTCTGTCATAGAATCCGACACTGCAGAGACGCTGCCAGCATTCACGCCACAGTGGTCCGCTCCTGAGGTTACCAAGATGACCAG from Colletotrichum higginsianum IMI 349063 chromosome 4, whole genome shotgun sequence includes:
- a CDS encoding Serine threonine protein kinase, which translates into the protein MSAGGLEIFGAVGVSLQLVKAAGTCLSIVNEIRQISNLAHEQNNAHFELQVQALKFERWCATLSIQDILRRTEQGPSNSGLCKPTDQIQLKGAVESQLRLENPILVDLTTRALTDMKNDFAEATKIIMQYAGMSPPPEKIPSNTSLQVPKGGKQSRWDKMLRKEPKKQPSASLQAHSNVISRGGSSMALRTKWVTSDKGRVEALLKRIGHTNELLVVLLDTAHQAQVDRQTDMTILDLMDHDTLEGTTSRPELKTMAKIKQWQMQERRDSQTDDAVSAYSFSTISGANQTSRRIHSYQVRDFKRGSLPHGDYRTLTALEDKPVMVEWKYYNRDQPFRLEQTLRLGGLVGLLNKDELFKKFMTLPCKGLVDDADNSRIGVVFAVEGSAGNRLKSLQALIRETQVPVPIGQRFQLAKGLVTAVHHLHSVDWLHKSIRSDNIICSWAPESEIKIPSPSSRGKPAVVQENGGDGSGSGFGAAKASAARPRPRPLPPQYLVGWDLSRPDHPLELSETLSISTAGFQSRRDEILLYNHPSLHAQSASGKRPRYCARFDIYSLGLVLLEIGLWRTLSELRRHCNSDAEFRDKLPTEFCDKLLPRVGEVYWRAVRRCINGDFDDGSDGASETEGFQLQIAFERLVVSEIERCYA
- a CDS encoding Serine threonine-protein phosphatase 6 regulatory ankyrin repeat subunit b: MEFGHTTTRTRLAPQGSVNLNDLRLSVSQSRANFTRVRARAGRSTSHAGPKADFLTFVSLTCEIYQAQGDDLVPIQQYPSVLETYQGKGHTSLVTHAQLALAAPSNFSRGTIGSYSEGIVIKRPRHSILEERADGLNSFITELRIRSHAPLKSHPNITRLRGVGWDFEDEDATIPRPILLEEFAPQGALDNFWKNWKFVKMSFKAKLDFCRDIAEGLSVLHDCGVVHGDVKPENILVFPRHDARDSFMLKLTDFGHSVIESDTAETLPAFTPQWSAPEVTKMTSMTFQQMKATDYYSFGLVTLSIMLGRPFYTEVEEIESHKQDGSILLELVGIVEKEDRCNDDSDLEVGTIARLLSKTVQLNPDARSLRGSMDIIDLYLVENQVTSSRVPVVHCPTVRVPALDVISKVFNVRFSQSSAR